The genomic region TGCGGCCCTCGGTGCTGCTATCCGACGAGGCGACGGCGGGGCTGGATCCGACGACCACCGAGTCCGTCGTGGCGCTCCTGCGTGAACTGCGCGACGACCTGAGTCTGTCGATCGTGTTCATTACCCATGAGATGGACACCGTGCTCAAGATCGCGGACTCCGTCGCCAGGCTCGACCGCGGCAGCATCGTGGAGTCCGGCCGTCTGGTGGAGCTACTCACCGACCCCGATTCATCGCTGGGCGCCGAACTGCGCCCGCAGGGGGTGGCAGCGAGTGCGGCGACGGGTCAGCAGGTGTGGCACGTGGTGTACGACGCGCCGGACGTGCCAGCGGACTGGATCGCGCGCGCCTCGGCGGACCTCGGTGCGCCCCTCTCGGTGCTTGGCGCGTCCGTGCAGCAGATCGGCGGTGTCACGATAGGCGCTGCGACGCTGGGGATTCCGGAGCGGTTCGACTCGCGGGCCGCCGAGGTTCTGGCGCGCTATGGATTGGCCACCAACACGGAGGGTCGCAGCGACCCCGCGCTGGAGGGCGTGGCGTGACCGAGACGCTGCTGGCCACCACCAAGGTGCCGGTGAACGAGCTGCCCGGTCTGCTGTTCCCGGCGCTGCTGGACACGCTGATCATGGTCGGGATCGTCATGACCATCGTGGTGCTTGTTGGCGTGCCGCTGGGCGCCCTCGTGCACAACCTGGCTCCGGGCGGCTTGTTCGAGAACCCCAGCCTGCACACGGTCTTGAGTTGGATCATCAGCATCGGCCGGTCGCTGCCGTTCCTGATCCTGATGGCCGCGATCATGCCGTTCACCAGACTCATCACCGGTACCAACATCGGCATCGCCGCAGCGGTAGTGCCGATGACGTTGGCGG from Mycolicibacterium sp. YH-1 harbors:
- a CDS encoding methionine ABC transporter ATP-binding protein, translating into MIELTDLTKIYGHGDERTVVLDRINFRVDAGEILAVVGPSGAGKSTLAQCVNLLTAPTSGSVVVNGDDLTTLSSRELRVARRRIGTVFQSSGLFERRTAAENVALPLEYLGVTPVETRARVAELLDRVGLTERANHYPFQLSGGQRQRVGVARALALRPSVLLSDEATAGLDPTTTESVVALLRELRDDLSLSIVFITHEMDTVLKIADSVARLDRGSIVESGRLVELLTDPDSSLGAELRPQGVAASAATGQQVWHVVYDAPDVPADWIARASADLGAPLSVLGASVQQIGGVTIGAATLGIPERFDSRAAEVLARYGLATNTEGRSDPALEGVA